In Silene latifolia isolate original U9 population chromosome 3, ASM4854445v1, whole genome shotgun sequence, a single window of DNA contains:
- the LOC141648213 gene encoding peptidyl-prolyl cis-trans isomerase FKBP12 codes for MGFEKEILRPGNGPKPTRGQLVTVHCTGFGKDGDLSKKFWSTKDPGQEPFSFNIGLGKVIKGWDEGVLGMQLGEIARLTCSPDYAYGAGGFPAWGIQPNSRLVFEIEVLSAR; via the exons ATGGGATTTGAGAAGGAAATCTTGAGGCCCGGTAATGGCCCTAAACCTACCCGCGGTCAATTGGTCACCGTTCATTGTACTGGTTTCG GTAAAGATGGGGACCTTTCGAAGAAGTTCTGGAG TACCAAGGATCCTGGGCAGGAGCCCTTTTCATTCAACATTGGCCTGGGCAAAGTTATAAAAG GCTGGGATGAAGGTGTGTTGGGAATGCAGCTTGGTGAAATTGCTCGACTAACT TGCTCCCCAGACTATGCTTATGGCGCTGGAGGATTTCCAGCTTGGGGAATACAACCCAACTCAAGGTTGGTGTTTGAGATCGAGGTGTTGTCAGCTCGCTAA